The Xiphophorus maculatus strain JP 163 A chromosome 23, X_maculatus-5.0-male, whole genome shotgun sequence genome contains a region encoding:
- the pcdh18 gene encoding protocadherin-18 isoform X3: protein MIQAKGNVHSTVPLALLLLLVALLQGSTGKTLKYKVYEEQRVGTVIARLKEDVAGVLSKLPNFLSFRFRAMQRGSTHLLSVREEDGEISIGTKIDREKLCEKNLNCSIEFDVVTLPTEYLQLFHVEVEVLDINDNSPHFSRAIVPIEISESASVGTRIPLDGAVDADVGENSLHTYSLTPNNFFKIDVRTRTDGAKYAELVVMRELDREVQSSYQLQLTASDNGVPPKSGSTLLKISISDSNDNSPAFDEQAYVINLLENSPLGTLIIDLNATDPDEGTNGKIVYSFSSHVSPKILETFKINPENGHITLIKKVDYETTASYELDVQAQDMGPNSIPGLCKIVVKIVDVNDNKPEISINLMTPGKEEVAYISEGAPVDTFIALVRVDDMDAGLNGEVVCRLHGHGHFRLQKTHEKNYMILTNVSLDREKRSEYSLTVMAEDKGSPSLSTIKHFTVQVLDENDNPPHFEKSRYEVFKSENNSPGAYLMTVVASDPDLGTNGQVTYTIIDAVIQASPISTYVTIDPSNGAIYALRSFDHEDVSRVAFTVQARDGGNPALSANTTVLLTVLDENDNPPIIHSPSLRNHTAELPVWKYASPGQLISTLKITDRDSGANGEVSCSIVGGNEDGLFVMDARRCELRTNASLEQAPRDVMEIRIEVQDRGTSRLTTGALFKLSLQENMDILPPLYPTGSSQASLDLSLIVIISLGAVCALLLVVMVMFATARCSREKKDPRHNYNCRVAENSYQNHPKKPARQIHKADITLVPTVNGTLPVRSHPRSPLPSPTPERGTLGSRHSHHSRQSLNSLVTISSNHVAENFALELAHATPPVEQVSQLLSMLHQGQYQPRPSFRGNKYTRSYRYALNEMDKFSLKDSGRGDSEAGDSDYEPGRESPVDRLLAMKLCTEECRVLGHSDQCWMPPLGCPASSSADYRSNLYIPGEEAHQATDITQEKVPQPCTDTCTARNQSFSTFGKDLGGEDGAEEDGLEGGSKSTDEDLCGTTSLLSEMSSVFQRLLPQGLDSYVQVNENQKGTSLSGVGVPMTGSLDRRRGHLPGKPSPSVHQQGVAAWAANTHFQNPGSSIGPSGQHQVGSYHTLKANTKLSCQSSNHKGSQVPKNSPQNSGQSPKPTSSPLLTGLVSPTLVQTSLAQTPVQATLNGPSSKWLPAMEEIPENYEEDDFDSVLSHLQGKRSDSRHELVDASELVAEINKLLQDVRQT, encoded by the exons ATGATTCAAGCCAAAGGAAATGTCCACTCCACGGTTCCACtggcgctgctgctgcttctggtGGCTCTTCTCCAAGGCTCCACCGGTAAGACTCTTAAATACAAAGTTTACGAGGAGCAGAGAGTGGGGACAGTTATTGCACGGCTAAAGGAAGATGTTGCCGGGGTTTTGTCCAAACTCCCGAATTTCCTGAGCTTTCGGTTCCGCGCAATGCAGCGGGGCAGCACGCACTTACTGTCCGTCCGGGAGGAGGACGGGGAGATCAGCATTGGCACCAAAATCGATCGTGAGAAGCTCTGCgaaaaaaacttaaactgcTCGATCGAATTCGACGTGGTCACGCTGCCCACGGAGTACTTGCAGCTGTTTCACGTGGAGGTGGAGGTGCTGGACATTAACGACAATTCCCCGCACTTCTCCCGCGCCATAGTCCCCATCGAGATTTCAGAGAGCGCATCAGTTGGGACGCGCATCCCGCTGGACGGCGCAGTGGACGCAGACGTCGGAGAGAACTCCCTGCACACCTACTCTCTGACGCCCAACAACTTCTTCAAAATAGACGTGAGGACCAGGACGGACGGCGCCAAGTACGCAGAACTGGTGGTGATGAGGGAACTGGACCGTGAGGTGCAGTCCAGCTACCAGCTGCAGCTCACTGCTTCAGATAATGGCGTGCCCCCCAAATCAGGATCCACTTTACTCAAGATAAGCATCTCAGATTCCAACGACAACAGCCCCGCGTTTGATGAGCAAGCTTATGTCATCAATTTGCTGGAAAACTCTCCTCTTGGGACTCTGATCATTGACTTAAACGCCACAGACCCAGATGAGGGTACAAATGGGAAAATAGTTTACTCTTTCAGCAGCCACGTTTCGCCAAagattttggaaacatttaaaataaatccagaaaatgGCCATATCACTCTCATCAAGAAAGTGGACTATGAAACCACTGCTTCCTATGAGCTGGATGTCCAAGCCCAGGACATGGGCCCTAATTCGATCCCTGGACTTTGCAAAATTGTGGTGAAAATAGTTGATGTGAATGACAACAAACCAGAGATAAGCATCAATCTGATGACTCCAGGCAAAGAGGAGGTCGCCTACATTTCAGAGGGGGCCCCTGTGGACACATTCATAGCTCTGGTACGTGTTGATGATATGGATGCTGGCCTCAATGGGGAAGTGGTTTGCAGGCTGCATGGTCATGGACACTTCAGGCTCCAGAAGACCCATGAGAAGAACTACATGATCTTAACCAATGTGTCGTTGGACAGGGAGAAGAGGTCAGAATACAGCTTGACTGTCATGGCTGAAGACAAGGGCTCCCCCAGCCTGTCTACCATCAAGCATTTCACTGTTCAGGTGCTGGATGAAAACGATAACCCCCCACATTTTGAGAAAAGTCGCTATGaggtttttaaatctgaaaataactCACCTGGAGCATACTTAATGACTGTGGTGGCCTCAGATCCAGATCTGGGCACCAACGGTCAGGTCACATACACCATTATAGATGCTGTGATCCAAGCGAGCCCCATTTCTACCTATGTCACCATTGATCCTTCCAATGGGGCCATCTATGCCTTACGCAGCTTTGATCACGAGGATGTCAGCCGTGTTGCCTTCACTGTCCAAGCTCGTGACGGTGGGAACCCTGCACTGTCAGCCAACACCACTGTCCTCCTCACCGTTCTGGATGAAAATGACAACCCACCCATCATCCACTCTCCTTCTCTCCGGAACCACACAGCTGAGCTTCCAGTGTGGAAGTACGCATCACCTGGTCAGCTGATCAGTACTCTGAAAATCACAGACCGGGACTCTGGTGCTAATGGAGAGGTGAGCTGTTCTATTGTTGGGGGTAATGAAGACGGGTTGTTTGTGATGGATGCCCGGCGGTGTGAGCTTAGAACCAATGCCAGCCTGGAGCAGGCCCCTCGGGATGTGATGGAGATTAGGATTGAGGTACAGGACAGAGGAACCAGTCGGCTAACCACAGGAGCCCTCTTCAAGCTCTCCCTGCAGGAGAACATGGACATCCTCCCTCCTCTTTATCCCACTGGATCCAGCCAGGCCTCGCTGGATCTCTCCCTCATTGTCATCATTTCTCTCGGTGCTGTTTGTGCTCTGCTGCTAGTTGTGATGGTGATGTTTGCAACTGCCCGCTGCAGCCGTGAGAAAAAAGATCCCAGGCACAACTATAATTGCCGTGTGGCTGAGAACAGTTACCAGAACCATCCTAAGAAGCCTGCCAGGCAGATCCACAAGGCAGACATTACCTTGGTACCCACTGTCAACGGAACCTTACCCGTTCGGTCTCACCCACGATCTCCCTTGCCTTCCCCAACTCCTGAGAGAGGCACTCTGGGGAGCAGGCATAGCCATCATAGTCGGCAGTCTCTCAACAGCCTAGTGACTATCTCCTCCAATCACGTGGCTGAGAACTTTGCCTTAGAGCTAGCCCATGCCACACCTCCTGTTGAG CAAGTCTCACAGCTTCTGTCCATGCTCCATCAGGGCCAGTACCAGCCACGACCAAGTTTCAGAGGCAACAAATACACTAGGAGCTACAG ATATGCTCTCAATGAGATGGATAAGTTCAGTCTGAAGGACAGCGGTCGTGGAGACAGCGAAGCTGGTGACAGTGACTACGAACCAGGAAGGGAGTCGCCCGTCGACAGGCTCCTTG CTATGAAGCTCTGCACAGAGGAGTGCCGAGTTCTGGGCCATTCCGATCAGTGCTGGATGCCCCCATTGGGCTGCCCTGCCTCTTCCTCTGCCGACTACCGTAGTAATCTCTACATTCCTGGGGAGGAAGCCCATCAAGCCACTGACATCACTCAGGAAAAGGTCCCCCAGCCTTGCACTGACACCTGCACTGCTCGCAATCAGAGCTTTTCCACCTTTGGTAAAGACCTGGGTGGGGAAGATGGTGCAGAAGAGGATGGGCTGGAGGGGGGCTCCAAGTCCACAGACGAAGACCTGTGTGGGACCACCTCACTGCTGTCGGAGATGAGCAGCGTGTTCCAGAGGTTGCTACCGCAGGGTCTGGATTCTTATGTCCAGGTCAATGAGAACCAGAAGGGGACTAGCTTGAGCGGTGTTGGCGTTCCCATGACAGGATCTTTAGACCGTCGGAGGGGTCATCTACCTGGAAAGCCCAGTCCCTCGGTTCACCAGCAGGGTGTAGCAGCCTGGGCTGCCAATACTCACTTCCAAAATCCAGGAAGTAGCATTGGCCCATCTGGGCAACACCAAGTTGGCAGCTACCACACCCTCAAAGCCAACACCAAGCTCAGCTGCCAGAGCAGCAACCATAAAGGGTCACAGGTGCCTAAAAACAGCCCCCAAAACAGCGGCCAAAGCCCCAAACCCACCAGCAGCCCACTCCTGACCGGGCTGGTCAGCCCAACACTGGTGCAGACTTCTTTGGCCCAGACCCCAGTACAAGCCACACTCAATGGGCCCTCTTCAAAATGGCTTCCAGCCATGGAGGAGATCCCAGAGAACTATGAGGAGGACGATTTTGACTCGGTGCTCAGCCACCTTCAGGGTAAGCGCAGCGACAGCCGGCATGAGCTGGTGGACGCCAGCGAGCTGGTGGCTGAGATCAACAAACTCTTACAGGATGTCCGGCAGACGTAA
- the pcdh18 gene encoding protocadherin-18 isoform X1 gives MIQAKGNVHSTVPLALLLLLVALLQGSTGKTLKYKVYEEQRVGTVIARLKEDVAGVLSKLPNFLSFRFRAMQRGSTHLLSVREEDGEISIGTKIDREKLCEKNLNCSIEFDVVTLPTEYLQLFHVEVEVLDINDNSPHFSRAIVPIEISESASVGTRIPLDGAVDADVGENSLHTYSLTPNNFFKIDVRTRTDGAKYAELVVMRELDREVQSSYQLQLTASDNGVPPKSGSTLLKISISDSNDNSPAFDEQAYVINLLENSPLGTLIIDLNATDPDEGTNGKIVYSFSSHVSPKILETFKINPENGHITLIKKVDYETTASYELDVQAQDMGPNSIPGLCKIVVKIVDVNDNKPEISINLMTPGKEEVAYISEGAPVDTFIALVRVDDMDAGLNGEVVCRLHGHGHFRLQKTHEKNYMILTNVSLDREKRSEYSLTVMAEDKGSPSLSTIKHFTVQVLDENDNPPHFEKSRYEVFKSENNSPGAYLMTVVASDPDLGTNGQVTYTIIDAVIQASPISTYVTIDPSNGAIYALRSFDHEDVSRVAFTVQARDGGNPALSANTTVLLTVLDENDNPPIIHSPSLRNHTAELPVWKYASPGQLISTLKITDRDSGANGEVSCSIVGGNEDGLFVMDARRCELRTNASLEQAPRDVMEIRIEVQDRGTSRLTTGALFKLSLQENMDILPPLYPTGSSQASLDLSLIVIISLGAVCALLLVVMVMFATARCSREKKDPRHNYNCRVAENSYQNHPKKPARQIHKADITLVPTVNGTLPVRSHPRSPLPSPTPERGTLGSRHSHHSRQSLNSLVTISSNHVAENFALELAHATPPVEQVSQLLSMLHQGQYQPRPSFRGNKYTRSYRYALNEMDKFSLKDSGRGDSEAGDSDYEPGRESPVDRLLGEAFTELYFPDGQHCSHAAMKLCTEECRVLGHSDQCWMPPLGCPASSSADYRSNLYIPGEEAHQATDITQEKVPQPCTDTCTARNQSFSTFGKDLGGEDGAEEDGLEGGSKSTDEDLCGTTSLLSEMSSVFQRLLPQGLDSYVQVNENQKGTSLSGVGVPMTGSLDRRRGHLPGKPSPSVHQQGVAAWAANTHFQNPGSSIGPSGQHQVGSYHTLKANTKLSCQSSNHKGSQVPKNSPQNSGQSPKPTSSPLLTGLVSPTLVQTSLAQTPVQATLNGPSSKWLPAMEEIPENYEEDDFDSVLSHLQGKRSDSRHELVDASELVAEINKLLQDVRQT, from the exons ATGATTCAAGCCAAAGGAAATGTCCACTCCACGGTTCCACtggcgctgctgctgcttctggtGGCTCTTCTCCAAGGCTCCACCGGTAAGACTCTTAAATACAAAGTTTACGAGGAGCAGAGAGTGGGGACAGTTATTGCACGGCTAAAGGAAGATGTTGCCGGGGTTTTGTCCAAACTCCCGAATTTCCTGAGCTTTCGGTTCCGCGCAATGCAGCGGGGCAGCACGCACTTACTGTCCGTCCGGGAGGAGGACGGGGAGATCAGCATTGGCACCAAAATCGATCGTGAGAAGCTCTGCgaaaaaaacttaaactgcTCGATCGAATTCGACGTGGTCACGCTGCCCACGGAGTACTTGCAGCTGTTTCACGTGGAGGTGGAGGTGCTGGACATTAACGACAATTCCCCGCACTTCTCCCGCGCCATAGTCCCCATCGAGATTTCAGAGAGCGCATCAGTTGGGACGCGCATCCCGCTGGACGGCGCAGTGGACGCAGACGTCGGAGAGAACTCCCTGCACACCTACTCTCTGACGCCCAACAACTTCTTCAAAATAGACGTGAGGACCAGGACGGACGGCGCCAAGTACGCAGAACTGGTGGTGATGAGGGAACTGGACCGTGAGGTGCAGTCCAGCTACCAGCTGCAGCTCACTGCTTCAGATAATGGCGTGCCCCCCAAATCAGGATCCACTTTACTCAAGATAAGCATCTCAGATTCCAACGACAACAGCCCCGCGTTTGATGAGCAAGCTTATGTCATCAATTTGCTGGAAAACTCTCCTCTTGGGACTCTGATCATTGACTTAAACGCCACAGACCCAGATGAGGGTACAAATGGGAAAATAGTTTACTCTTTCAGCAGCCACGTTTCGCCAAagattttggaaacatttaaaataaatccagaaaatgGCCATATCACTCTCATCAAGAAAGTGGACTATGAAACCACTGCTTCCTATGAGCTGGATGTCCAAGCCCAGGACATGGGCCCTAATTCGATCCCTGGACTTTGCAAAATTGTGGTGAAAATAGTTGATGTGAATGACAACAAACCAGAGATAAGCATCAATCTGATGACTCCAGGCAAAGAGGAGGTCGCCTACATTTCAGAGGGGGCCCCTGTGGACACATTCATAGCTCTGGTACGTGTTGATGATATGGATGCTGGCCTCAATGGGGAAGTGGTTTGCAGGCTGCATGGTCATGGACACTTCAGGCTCCAGAAGACCCATGAGAAGAACTACATGATCTTAACCAATGTGTCGTTGGACAGGGAGAAGAGGTCAGAATACAGCTTGACTGTCATGGCTGAAGACAAGGGCTCCCCCAGCCTGTCTACCATCAAGCATTTCACTGTTCAGGTGCTGGATGAAAACGATAACCCCCCACATTTTGAGAAAAGTCGCTATGaggtttttaaatctgaaaataactCACCTGGAGCATACTTAATGACTGTGGTGGCCTCAGATCCAGATCTGGGCACCAACGGTCAGGTCACATACACCATTATAGATGCTGTGATCCAAGCGAGCCCCATTTCTACCTATGTCACCATTGATCCTTCCAATGGGGCCATCTATGCCTTACGCAGCTTTGATCACGAGGATGTCAGCCGTGTTGCCTTCACTGTCCAAGCTCGTGACGGTGGGAACCCTGCACTGTCAGCCAACACCACTGTCCTCCTCACCGTTCTGGATGAAAATGACAACCCACCCATCATCCACTCTCCTTCTCTCCGGAACCACACAGCTGAGCTTCCAGTGTGGAAGTACGCATCACCTGGTCAGCTGATCAGTACTCTGAAAATCACAGACCGGGACTCTGGTGCTAATGGAGAGGTGAGCTGTTCTATTGTTGGGGGTAATGAAGACGGGTTGTTTGTGATGGATGCCCGGCGGTGTGAGCTTAGAACCAATGCCAGCCTGGAGCAGGCCCCTCGGGATGTGATGGAGATTAGGATTGAGGTACAGGACAGAGGAACCAGTCGGCTAACCACAGGAGCCCTCTTCAAGCTCTCCCTGCAGGAGAACATGGACATCCTCCCTCCTCTTTATCCCACTGGATCCAGCCAGGCCTCGCTGGATCTCTCCCTCATTGTCATCATTTCTCTCGGTGCTGTTTGTGCTCTGCTGCTAGTTGTGATGGTGATGTTTGCAACTGCCCGCTGCAGCCGTGAGAAAAAAGATCCCAGGCACAACTATAATTGCCGTGTGGCTGAGAACAGTTACCAGAACCATCCTAAGAAGCCTGCCAGGCAGATCCACAAGGCAGACATTACCTTGGTACCCACTGTCAACGGAACCTTACCCGTTCGGTCTCACCCACGATCTCCCTTGCCTTCCCCAACTCCTGAGAGAGGCACTCTGGGGAGCAGGCATAGCCATCATAGTCGGCAGTCTCTCAACAGCCTAGTGACTATCTCCTCCAATCACGTGGCTGAGAACTTTGCCTTAGAGCTAGCCCATGCCACACCTCCTGTTGAG CAAGTCTCACAGCTTCTGTCCATGCTCCATCAGGGCCAGTACCAGCCACGACCAAGTTTCAGAGGCAACAAATACACTAGGAGCTACAG ATATGCTCTCAATGAGATGGATAAGTTCAGTCTGAAGGACAGCGGTCGTGGAGACAGCGAAGCTGGTGACAGTGACTACGAACCAGGAAGGGAGTCGCCCGTCGACAGGCTCCTTGGTGAGGCCTTTACTGAGCTATATTTCCCCGATGGCCAGCACTGTTCGCATGCAG CTATGAAGCTCTGCACAGAGGAGTGCCGAGTTCTGGGCCATTCCGATCAGTGCTGGATGCCCCCATTGGGCTGCCCTGCCTCTTCCTCTGCCGACTACCGTAGTAATCTCTACATTCCTGGGGAGGAAGCCCATCAAGCCACTGACATCACTCAGGAAAAGGTCCCCCAGCCTTGCACTGACACCTGCACTGCTCGCAATCAGAGCTTTTCCACCTTTGGTAAAGACCTGGGTGGGGAAGATGGTGCAGAAGAGGATGGGCTGGAGGGGGGCTCCAAGTCCACAGACGAAGACCTGTGTGGGACCACCTCACTGCTGTCGGAGATGAGCAGCGTGTTCCAGAGGTTGCTACCGCAGGGTCTGGATTCTTATGTCCAGGTCAATGAGAACCAGAAGGGGACTAGCTTGAGCGGTGTTGGCGTTCCCATGACAGGATCTTTAGACCGTCGGAGGGGTCATCTACCTGGAAAGCCCAGTCCCTCGGTTCACCAGCAGGGTGTAGCAGCCTGGGCTGCCAATACTCACTTCCAAAATCCAGGAAGTAGCATTGGCCCATCTGGGCAACACCAAGTTGGCAGCTACCACACCCTCAAAGCCAACACCAAGCTCAGCTGCCAGAGCAGCAACCATAAAGGGTCACAGGTGCCTAAAAACAGCCCCCAAAACAGCGGCCAAAGCCCCAAACCCACCAGCAGCCCACTCCTGACCGGGCTGGTCAGCCCAACACTGGTGCAGACTTCTTTGGCCCAGACCCCAGTACAAGCCACACTCAATGGGCCCTCTTCAAAATGGCTTCCAGCCATGGAGGAGATCCCAGAGAACTATGAGGAGGACGATTTTGACTCGGTGCTCAGCCACCTTCAGGGTAAGCGCAGCGACAGCCGGCATGAGCTGGTGGACGCCAGCGAGCTGGTGGCTGAGATCAACAAACTCTTACAGGATGTCCGGCAGACGTAA
- the pcdh18 gene encoding protocadherin-18 isoform X2, which produces MIQAKGNVHSTVPLALLLLLVALLQGSTGKTLKYKVYEEQRVGTVIARLKEDVAGVLSKLPNFLSFRFRAMQRGSTHLLSVREEDGEISIGTKIDREKLCEKNLNCSIEFDVVTLPTEYLQLFHVEVEVLDINDNSPHFSRAIVPIEISESASVGTRIPLDGAVDADVGENSLHTYSLTPNNFFKIDVRTRTDGAKYAELVVMRELDREVQSSYQLQLTASDNGVPPKSGSTLLKISISDSNDNSPAFDEQAYVINLLENSPLGTLIIDLNATDPDEGTNGKIVYSFSSHVSPKILETFKINPENGHITLIKKVDYETTASYELDVQAQDMGPNSIPGLCKIVVKIVDVNDNKPEISINLMTPGKEEVAYISEGAPVDTFIALVRVDDMDAGLNGEVVCRLHGHGHFRLQKTHEKNYMILTNVSLDREKRSEYSLTVMAEDKGSPSLSTIKHFTVQVLDENDNPPHFEKSRYEVFKSENNSPGAYLMTVVASDPDLGTNGQVTYTIIDAVIQASPISTYVTIDPSNGAIYALRSFDHEDVSRVAFTVQARDGGNPALSANTTVLLTVLDENDNPPIIHSPSLRNHTAELPVWKYASPGQLISTLKITDRDSGANGEVSCSIVGGNEDGLFVMDARRCELRTNASLEQAPRDVMEIRIEVQDRGTSRLTTGALFKLSLQENMDILPPLYPTGSSQASLDLSLIVIISLGAVCALLLVVMVMFATARCSREKKDPRHNYNCRVAENSYQNHPKKPARQIHKADITLVPTVNGTLPVRSHPRSPLPSPTPERGTLGSRHSHHSRQSLNSLVTISSNHVAENFALELAHATPPVEGQYQPRPSFRGNKYTRSYRYALNEMDKFSLKDSGRGDSEAGDSDYEPGRESPVDRLLGEAFTELYFPDGQHCSHAAMKLCTEECRVLGHSDQCWMPPLGCPASSSADYRSNLYIPGEEAHQATDITQEKVPQPCTDTCTARNQSFSTFGKDLGGEDGAEEDGLEGGSKSTDEDLCGTTSLLSEMSSVFQRLLPQGLDSYVQVNENQKGTSLSGVGVPMTGSLDRRRGHLPGKPSPSVHQQGVAAWAANTHFQNPGSSIGPSGQHQVGSYHTLKANTKLSCQSSNHKGSQVPKNSPQNSGQSPKPTSSPLLTGLVSPTLVQTSLAQTPVQATLNGPSSKWLPAMEEIPENYEEDDFDSVLSHLQGKRSDSRHELVDASELVAEINKLLQDVRQT; this is translated from the exons ATGATTCAAGCCAAAGGAAATGTCCACTCCACGGTTCCACtggcgctgctgctgcttctggtGGCTCTTCTCCAAGGCTCCACCGGTAAGACTCTTAAATACAAAGTTTACGAGGAGCAGAGAGTGGGGACAGTTATTGCACGGCTAAAGGAAGATGTTGCCGGGGTTTTGTCCAAACTCCCGAATTTCCTGAGCTTTCGGTTCCGCGCAATGCAGCGGGGCAGCACGCACTTACTGTCCGTCCGGGAGGAGGACGGGGAGATCAGCATTGGCACCAAAATCGATCGTGAGAAGCTCTGCgaaaaaaacttaaactgcTCGATCGAATTCGACGTGGTCACGCTGCCCACGGAGTACTTGCAGCTGTTTCACGTGGAGGTGGAGGTGCTGGACATTAACGACAATTCCCCGCACTTCTCCCGCGCCATAGTCCCCATCGAGATTTCAGAGAGCGCATCAGTTGGGACGCGCATCCCGCTGGACGGCGCAGTGGACGCAGACGTCGGAGAGAACTCCCTGCACACCTACTCTCTGACGCCCAACAACTTCTTCAAAATAGACGTGAGGACCAGGACGGACGGCGCCAAGTACGCAGAACTGGTGGTGATGAGGGAACTGGACCGTGAGGTGCAGTCCAGCTACCAGCTGCAGCTCACTGCTTCAGATAATGGCGTGCCCCCCAAATCAGGATCCACTTTACTCAAGATAAGCATCTCAGATTCCAACGACAACAGCCCCGCGTTTGATGAGCAAGCTTATGTCATCAATTTGCTGGAAAACTCTCCTCTTGGGACTCTGATCATTGACTTAAACGCCACAGACCCAGATGAGGGTACAAATGGGAAAATAGTTTACTCTTTCAGCAGCCACGTTTCGCCAAagattttggaaacatttaaaataaatccagaaaatgGCCATATCACTCTCATCAAGAAAGTGGACTATGAAACCACTGCTTCCTATGAGCTGGATGTCCAAGCCCAGGACATGGGCCCTAATTCGATCCCTGGACTTTGCAAAATTGTGGTGAAAATAGTTGATGTGAATGACAACAAACCAGAGATAAGCATCAATCTGATGACTCCAGGCAAAGAGGAGGTCGCCTACATTTCAGAGGGGGCCCCTGTGGACACATTCATAGCTCTGGTACGTGTTGATGATATGGATGCTGGCCTCAATGGGGAAGTGGTTTGCAGGCTGCATGGTCATGGACACTTCAGGCTCCAGAAGACCCATGAGAAGAACTACATGATCTTAACCAATGTGTCGTTGGACAGGGAGAAGAGGTCAGAATACAGCTTGACTGTCATGGCTGAAGACAAGGGCTCCCCCAGCCTGTCTACCATCAAGCATTTCACTGTTCAGGTGCTGGATGAAAACGATAACCCCCCACATTTTGAGAAAAGTCGCTATGaggtttttaaatctgaaaataactCACCTGGAGCATACTTAATGACTGTGGTGGCCTCAGATCCAGATCTGGGCACCAACGGTCAGGTCACATACACCATTATAGATGCTGTGATCCAAGCGAGCCCCATTTCTACCTATGTCACCATTGATCCTTCCAATGGGGCCATCTATGCCTTACGCAGCTTTGATCACGAGGATGTCAGCCGTGTTGCCTTCACTGTCCAAGCTCGTGACGGTGGGAACCCTGCACTGTCAGCCAACACCACTGTCCTCCTCACCGTTCTGGATGAAAATGACAACCCACCCATCATCCACTCTCCTTCTCTCCGGAACCACACAGCTGAGCTTCCAGTGTGGAAGTACGCATCACCTGGTCAGCTGATCAGTACTCTGAAAATCACAGACCGGGACTCTGGTGCTAATGGAGAGGTGAGCTGTTCTATTGTTGGGGGTAATGAAGACGGGTTGTTTGTGATGGATGCCCGGCGGTGTGAGCTTAGAACCAATGCCAGCCTGGAGCAGGCCCCTCGGGATGTGATGGAGATTAGGATTGAGGTACAGGACAGAGGAACCAGTCGGCTAACCACAGGAGCCCTCTTCAAGCTCTCCCTGCAGGAGAACATGGACATCCTCCCTCCTCTTTATCCCACTGGATCCAGCCAGGCCTCGCTGGATCTCTCCCTCATTGTCATCATTTCTCTCGGTGCTGTTTGTGCTCTGCTGCTAGTTGTGATGGTGATGTTTGCAACTGCCCGCTGCAGCCGTGAGAAAAAAGATCCCAGGCACAACTATAATTGCCGTGTGGCTGAGAACAGTTACCAGAACCATCCTAAGAAGCCTGCCAGGCAGATCCACAAGGCAGACATTACCTTGGTACCCACTGTCAACGGAACCTTACCCGTTCGGTCTCACCCACGATCTCCCTTGCCTTCCCCAACTCCTGAGAGAGGCACTCTGGGGAGCAGGCATAGCCATCATAGTCGGCAGTCTCTCAACAGCCTAGTGACTATCTCCTCCAATCACGTGGCTGAGAACTTTGCCTTAGAGCTAGCCCATGCCACACCTCCTGTTGAG GGCCAGTACCAGCCACGACCAAGTTTCAGAGGCAACAAATACACTAGGAGCTACAG ATATGCTCTCAATGAGATGGATAAGTTCAGTCTGAAGGACAGCGGTCGTGGAGACAGCGAAGCTGGTGACAGTGACTACGAACCAGGAAGGGAGTCGCCCGTCGACAGGCTCCTTGGTGAGGCCTTTACTGAGCTATATTTCCCCGATGGCCAGCACTGTTCGCATGCAG CTATGAAGCTCTGCACAGAGGAGTGCCGAGTTCTGGGCCATTCCGATCAGTGCTGGATGCCCCCATTGGGCTGCCCTGCCTCTTCCTCTGCCGACTACCGTAGTAATCTCTACATTCCTGGGGAGGAAGCCCATCAAGCCACTGACATCACTCAGGAAAAGGTCCCCCAGCCTTGCACTGACACCTGCACTGCTCGCAATCAGAGCTTTTCCACCTTTGGTAAAGACCTGGGTGGGGAAGATGGTGCAGAAGAGGATGGGCTGGAGGGGGGCTCCAAGTCCACAGACGAAGACCTGTGTGGGACCACCTCACTGCTGTCGGAGATGAGCAGCGTGTTCCAGAGGTTGCTACCGCAGGGTCTGGATTCTTATGTCCAGGTCAATGAGAACCAGAAGGGGACTAGCTTGAGCGGTGTTGGCGTTCCCATGACAGGATCTTTAGACCGTCGGAGGGGTCATCTACCTGGAAAGCCCAGTCCCTCGGTTCACCAGCAGGGTGTAGCAGCCTGGGCTGCCAATACTCACTTCCAAAATCCAGGAAGTAGCATTGGCCCATCTGGGCAACACCAAGTTGGCAGCTACCACACCCTCAAAGCCAACACCAAGCTCAGCTGCCAGAGCAGCAACCATAAAGGGTCACAGGTGCCTAAAAACAGCCCCCAAAACAGCGGCCAAAGCCCCAAACCCACCAGCAGCCCACTCCTGACCGGGCTGGTCAGCCCAACACTGGTGCAGACTTCTTTGGCCCAGACCCCAGTACAAGCCACACTCAATGGGCCCTCTTCAAAATGGCTTCCAGCCATGGAGGAGATCCCAGAGAACTATGAGGAGGACGATTTTGACTCGGTGCTCAGCCACCTTCAGGGTAAGCGCAGCGACAGCCGGCATGAGCTGGTGGACGCCAGCGAGCTGGTGGCTGAGATCAACAAACTCTTACAGGATGTCCGGCAGACGTAA